Within Pungitius pungitius chromosome 18, fPunPun2.1, whole genome shotgun sequence, the genomic segment ATCGTCAAAGCGGCCCGgcaggaggacggcggcgtTCCCGCCTCCTCGTTCGCCCCGCCTTCGTCCAACACGAGCCCCAAGTTCCTGAACAAGCCGTCCCCTCTGTACACTCCTCACCGCCAGCGGGCGGCGGGAGACGACGGCCCGGCGGACGCGGTGTACGTCATCGACCTGGAGGCCGAGGCAGAGGCCGCGTCCGGCTCCGGCAGCCCCTCGCTCGCCGCGGGGACGGACGACGGGCCGGGCGACGGGCCGGGCGACCGGCCGGGCGACGGGCGTCCAGAAGTCGTGACGCTCCCCTTTGGTCAAGCGCTGCCCAGAATCTCTCGGGAGAACGGCGGCAAGATGGAGATTGAGGTGCCGCTGTCCGTCTTTCACCACTGGCTCAGGCAGTGCGGGCCCTCGGCCGCGCTGGCACAGGCGCTGCCGCTGCCACAGGCGCTGCTGCAGCAACTGCCACAGCGACTGCCGCAGCCGCCTCTCCCTCCACGGGGGGAAGGCTTCGGGCCGGGACGTCGCTCGGACGCAGAGTTCTTTCCCTGCGACCCGACGTTTCGCGGCGCCCCCCGACCCCGCAGCTCCGCCCGCGAGGACCCCCGGCCGTCCCGCGAGAACGCGGCGAGCCCCGCGCAACCCGCCGAGGCCGCCGGCCAAAACCACTTTGCCCCCTACAGGCATTCGTTTTTGGGCAGCATTCTGAAAAGCCCGTTCGATCTTCACAAGTTGTCGGCCGCTAAACCCCCCGGTCCGTTGGACGCCTACGACAAAGCCGCCCGGGCTTTCGGCACCTCGGGGAACACCgacgccgccgctgccgctgcctcGGGAGCCGGGTCCCACGCGGGTCACTCGCCCGGGGTCGGCTCCGCCCCTGTGCTGCAGCTCACCAACGAGGAAGTGATGAAGCTGAGGAGAATCATCTCCAGCTCCTCGTGAAGAACGGTTTCGGAGGAATGAACTCAAACACCACTTTGAAAGAGCTCCTTTTTATGTacttttatatctttttttatattaccGAAGCTCTTGGTTCGGTATTCAGCCGCATTTAGTTGTCACTCCTGTACAGAATATAATCTACAAAATGatgtaaatttaaataaattccaatatataaaacaatgctATCACGTTGTCTTCATGATTTTAAAGCTCTTTAACGAGTGAGAGCTGGATGATTTGAGTTGCTACACTTGACATCATAGAATATAAATAATAGCAAACAAAGCCCAACTTGGCATTAAGATGAGGCCAATATTTAGGATTCTCTGCTTGATTATTAAAAGGAGGAGCAACGCTGCATTTTACGCTTTGACATGAACAGATATTTGAAACGAGTGAAAACACCAGACGGTGACGTCAATGGAGGCGAAACTCTTTCCTAGAACGCTTTCTTTGTTTGTGACAGCTAcatattgtattatttatattgATTTAATTATGATCCTGTAATTAATGGTGTCATATTCAGAATGGAATTAGCTGATCCCATCATTGTGTCTAACGAACACTGATGAATGCACATCACAACAGTCAAGTTCAAACAAGTATTGAAGCATTTCATTTGACCGAAGGGAGTCAAATTACGAGATAATTCCCACTTGCgatgttcttttatttgatcCTTTCACCTTCTCTCTCACTTTAAATGCATCACCGGCGCAGAACaagacttttacattttttttagaccAAGTATTTTATATCTTTCACAGCAGGTTATTgcttcattttgtgtgtgtgtgtgtttgtttgtgtggctcTATTCATTGATATAATGTCTAAGCGTAGCATATTCCAGTTCCACGGCATTATTAATTGCGCTTCCAGTTTTCCGAGAGGCATCTGTTCCAGGAGGCGCTGCCACGTCACCGACAGTCAACCGTGCCAGCTGCGCATTCCTCAGGGTTTCAACAGTTTAATTGATGATCATTGAAAGGATGAAGAAATCATTGAATACTTTGAATACTGCGACTGTTGGAGCGTTGTCAATAACTGtagagggaagagaaaaggagaaagacagagaaaactGTTGTATAAACCAAATCTTGTACTTCATCTGTTCGACATGTAATTATCCGTGTGAAATTATACAAGTACGAACACACCCCAATTCACATTCCTCGTGAAGGAAGAAGACCTGGTTTCCCAGCAGTGCAGATAAACACCAGTTAGAGCCACAGGGCGATCTATCCTGAGCATCAGTTGGTATGAGGATGTTCTTCTTTACCAGCACGTATTTATCGCTGTGACCAGGTCATCGGTATACAGGTATACTGGTGACTTCCAGGTATACAGGTGCGTCTCTGATTCCACGTTGGGTTTGGCAAATTCATTTACACTTTTATAGCCTCATGCAACGTGGCTGCTTGAAAATAGTGATACTTAAAAATGAACCCATTTCAAGGCGGAACTATTGATTCTTTGCGTGGGGAAAATTTCACCTCTGAGTCCTGGGGGAATTTTtggaaataaagttttttttttggacttggCTCACGGAAGTGAGATTTAAGACTACGTGCGGCTGCTAATCCTCCCGCAACAAGAGCCTCTCGAGTGGCGTCCGACGCGCCAGATACTACATGGCAGAGGGAGGCCTGACTCGCGACTGGAACACTGACgaattcagacacacacacacacacacacacacacacacacacacacacacacacacacacacacacacacacaccacattcaGGGTCACACAAAGCCGGCCTTGTACTATCGTTTGTTACTTATCAGAATCTCCAGTGCAACCGGTTCTTCTTTACGACTAATCTCTGCACAAAAAAACCACCACGCTCTCGAACAATAACATCTGTGCCTTTCGACACCACGGGGCGTTTTATTGCATTGGTAACTTTTGGGTGTTTGCCGTTCTTACAAGTCAAAAAGACGTCCGTGTTTGATGGCACGTCGTTAAAAAGACGAATgatgtgtttgagtgaaagaGGTGTTAATCCTAGCAGGCGTTGGTGTTAAACCCTGTCGCCCCGCCGACCTGCTCAGTGCGCGAGAGAACACTTACAATTATACTCGTATCAGACTGTCTGCCTACTTTTCCTTGTAGTAGGAAGAGAGCAAAGCGCGGATCTCGACGGATAAATCGGGAGCAACGTGGCCTTCTCCGGGAGACGAGGGTGTTActaaaggagaagaagaaaaaaaaaaaaaagaaaagaagtcacTTTCCAGTTTAACAGATTTAAAACTACAGGTCAAACGTTTTAAACGCCTTTCTTTTGGATTGAAAACATGTAAGATGGATGAAGGCGAACGAAAGAAagcttaaaaacaacaattacattgtcatttttattgCCTGCATGGCGGATGTTTCGGTCATGCCCGTTTCGGTCTCCTTGTCGGTAACTTTTTGGTCTCGCTATTTACTCAAACCCGTCTGACTGGGTGCTCGGCTATATGCAAATAAAGCATCGCATGGCAGGTGCCCATTTATTGTTGAACAGTGAGACATTATTGGATGTCTAAGTAGGCCCTGACAGTCAGATACCttcgaggggtgggggggggggggggtgcaacgTGTGCAAGTCATGGCTCATTCGCTGCTCGAGACATTAGATATCTCACTTTTCCGCATGATTTGAAAATGAGTCGTAAAAGAATGGATCAAATTTAAGGTTTACATGTGAGAGCGGTCACTGCTGGCACTACCAGATAATAGTGACTTAAAAGACAGCTATTCCCCCTCGATGGTCAgcggtgggggggttgggggggcatTATTTAAAGCCCACGGATCTGAATCCGTAGAAAGGAACCTCGGGACTGCGGTTTGTCTCGTCTCGTGTCACACTACCTATTTCGTGGTACAGCGACCCCTGCCGCGCCGGGACGACCTTCTTGGAGCTCCGCGCTTCGATCTTCATCAGTCGATCGCTGCACTGCTTCCACTGGTCTGCGGCAAACAGCGAGGGGCAGGGATTCAGAAAGCGCCGCATGGggcaaaaaaagcttttttattgTCAGTTGCTCTGACGTCAGCGGCTCCGTCTCCTTTTCGGTTAACGATTTCAACGCGTCGGCGCACTTGCAGGCGACAGATACGCATCGTGACGCATGGCCCCCGCGGCGTTGCGACCTATTCTCTTTGATCCCTCTCCGATGCAaatgttgcagttttttttccccttcggTGGTTAAGCAAACCGTTTGAACACGTGCAACGTCGTTCTGAGAAATGTTTATTACTTGTGGCATGCGCCTCATTTCTTTCCaaagacaaatgaatgaatgaatacgaGGCAGTTGAACGCTAAACAGAAGTCAAaccaaggccccccccccccccccccccatcattcaTCTCCGAGCCTCTCTG encodes:
- the arid6 gene encoding AT-rich interaction domain 6, whose product is MEQKGIKQEKPKKPGEEMMEEEFLKELYIFMRKRETPIERIPNLGFKQIDLFLMFKVVAGLGGYYQVTAQQQWKQVYNTLGGNPRSTSAATCTRRHYEKLLLPYECHLTGKQVDVVPRTPPKHLHYANYNKEQDDGQGPPKRRLLSVPLLQNPQILHPDLREPVFPLATYYAHPFHPSHAVLPPHVPISSSVLTPRTPPPAATWFPFPPSHPNPTDRSAEPLEQLRYLAEQYRTTSGLTEPLTEPLNLIVKAARQEDGGVPASSFAPPSSNTSPKFLNKPSPLYTPHRQRAAGDDGPADAVYVIDLEAEAEAASGSGSPSLAAGTDDGPGDGPGDRPGDGRPEVVTLPFGQALPRISRENGGKMEIEVPLSVFHHWLRQCGPSAALAQALPLPQALLQQLPQRLPQPPLPPRGEGFGPGRRSDAEFFPCDPTFRGAPRPRSSAREDPRPSRENAASPAQPAEAAGQNHFAPYRHSFLGSILKSPFDLHKLSAAKPPGPLDAYDKAARAFGTSGNTDAAAAAASGAGSHAGHSPGVGSAPVLQLTNEEVMKLRRIISSSS